GCgtttgtgtgtatatgtacaATACGCATACATCTACTGGCTGGTGTAAAttgtaaatatgtatatatgtataggTACTTGTATATGTATTAAAAAGTATGAAACAGTACAATGTCTATATacaaaatttatatatacacacatacgcCATTCTGGGTGCATTCCACAAAGTGTACCGGATCATTTGTGGTTGTAGTAAAGGTAATTGCTCTTCTGCCATTGTAATTCTCTGTTTTCACGGACTTGCACTTGGTCCTTGAAGTAATTCAGATCTGATTTCAGGTACAGGAGGCCTCAGTTAGCCAGGGGGAATGAGTACTCCTGTACGTAGTGATTAGATTCATAGATTCTTAACTGTGAAGCTGATGATCTGCCTTTTCTCCTGGTAGGAGGTCCCCAGATATTAAAATGTGGGATTGTATGGGGAAGCTGAAAATAGCGAAAGCCTTTAATGCAGCAGCAAGGGATAGATACGCATTATCTGTTACCCCGTCTGCTGTTCCTCCTCCAGCAGTGTTCAGCTTGCACGGGAGAGGGGAATTCAGGTTTCCCCAGCTCACTCCCTTCCAgtcaaatgcttttgttttgctttagctCTTGCTTTTATGAAGCTGTTCTCATTTTGGCTCTGTGTATCTGGACAATAGTATGCTAATTCTAAGCATGGGCGTGATGATTCCATCAGCGTGGGCTGGTGACCCTCTGTGGGATGTTGTTACCTGACTGGGGAAGCCTTGGCAGACTGCGAGTCTTCACTTCAGCTGGGCTGAAGCAAGGAGTCCTTGCTTGTGATCTGGGAGGCTTCTAATCCACTGTTCAGCCCTGAgaagaggttttgtttgcttgttacCAACGTAGATCTAATCAGAGGAGAATgcgctttaaaaaaaatcaacaacaaacaaaacaacaaagcaaagatTAAGAAGAAGCTAGAATACATGAGGAGAATTTAAGGCTTTTGAAATGAGTTCAGAAGTTGAACTTCTTAACAGCATTGACTGTCCAAGTCAAAAATTCATTCTGGAAgtccctctttctcttcttaCCTCCTGACCTTTGCTTCAGAAGGTTTGCTGCTGACAAGAGTATTCAGAGATACCGATTTCACTCCTGTTGTGTTAGTAGGAgtactttttctttgtaagaaaaAGGCTGATACCTTCTGTCTGCTCTAGTTGTAGATAGGATGAGTATCTAATCTTGGATTTTGAGCCAGCCCCCTCCCTTCTGGCCCAAAACAACTGCtttcaagatgaaaatattGCTATTTTCCCTCCTTGTCTTGTTTGAACTTACTAAGTCATTCTAAACTTGTGCTACTGTGTGCTGTGTGCCGTGGTTGTAGGTACCTTCTCTATGTATGCTTGTatgtactgaagaaaaaattggTTTGTGTATCTAGCAGTCCTCATTGGAAGCGAAGGAAAGACTGAACCATTTTTAAGTGAGAACAGATCCTTTTCTTCTCAGGCCTAATGCCTTCCCTCTTGTCTCATTAACCCTTTCTTCACATATAACTACATTGCATACGTTAGTGGATAAGACTAGTCACCACCAAGCAATACTGAACTAAAAGGGTCAATTTTGTATGTAATATACTAAGAGAGGAAAATGTGAGCTGTACTGAATGTCTCTGTCAGACTACTTCTGCCTAGCTCCCGACTTACTGCATGTGATACGTTCAAATTAATCCTACTTCCACAGGAGGCACCTCTATTCCTACTCCTCTGTTCAAACTGGCTTTAGAACATCTAGGTTAGTGTTGTtgccttctgtttcttccctgTCTGACTTCCCAGAATAACAGtgagaggggaagagagggtCATGAATCTTTACAGCTCTGTGTTTAACTACTTTTGGGATGTCATGCATCATTTTCTCCATGCACAGCTAAATGGAGCGCTAGCTTCTGCGGGCTGTGTGAACTGGAGTTGCTCCCCTGAGTGGTTTCTTGAAAAGCTTCAGGACTTTGTTTGGGTAATTTGTCAAAACAGTAGCTGTAAGGTTGTGACTTATTAAAACTCTCAAGACAGGGAGATGTGCAGagatgtcttttaaagactgtaTGAAATAGATGAGGAAAGGGAATTAGACTTAAGGTAATCATCTTCAAAAGCTACAACTTCAGTAGCTTTGGTCAGGCTTCCCTTCTAAGGATGGAAGTATTGCTCCATCATTCATCCACAGGCATGCTGTTGTGAAGTGCCTCCCCCTGCTTTGCCTTCTTCCTTGCGCTGTAACTCCACGCTATGcctgaaatctgctttttcctgaaagctaaaaaaaaaaaaaaaaaaaagcttggaatCTGTCTAAACAACTTGTTTCCCCCCCTCTCTTGAGGCTTCTTTTGTAAGATCTTTAGCTACATTAGATTCTTCGGTAGATGTTCTTACTACAGATCACTGAtgaggcagtggcacagcccTCGCTTAGTCCTGCCCGTTCCAGGCCCAGAGGCTTGGGTGCGAGCAGCCGACCTGTGATGGCTGCTGCAGTTCTGTGACTGAGGGAGCTCCGCAGATGGTGCCAGTAAGGGAATCTAACCAGCAAGGGAAAAAGCTAACGTCCGCAGCTGGAAGCTCTCCCTGCTGACGTTAGCCTGGTGTCAGCCTCAGTGTGAGGGAAACTGGTGCAGAGGATGGGGCAAAAATCCGCGGAGTAGAGAAAACATACTCCTGAGATGGCTCCTGCGTTTTCTTGTATCGTTGACTTCTAGAGCAACTTTGGTACTGTGACCAAATCTATTGTAAGTGGTTCCAAGATTTGGATGTCTACAAATAGAACCAGGAAGGAATACATCAAACAAATGTCTGCTTTATATTCAAGAATGAAAGtaaagctacttttttttttttactttttttaattttttttattattaattattgttattgttattatttttaccaCCAAACCATTCCTCTACTGAGACAGAGAAGACTGAGTTTGAGATTTCTGAATTTGACagatattttggaaaatgaaggaCTGTCTCTGCGTTCCGATTGCTGCATTAACGAGCCAGCTGCCCTGAGCATGCATAGGTGTTTCTCTTAAAGATCCTGGTTTCATGTTTAGAGCAGATTTCAACTGCTACGTGCTGGTCCCAAGGCGTTCGTTAGCTATTTAGATCTTTCTGGATCTAACAGCAGCTCTTTGTTCAAGAATAAAAGCCTGGTTTGACTATCTGCCCCCTTGCCTTCGCGGATTTCTTTTGGCGTGTGTTTTGTTCTCAGTTCCCAGGGGTGAGGGGCAGGATCCTGCAGCCCCGGGCTGAGCCGGGACgcggggggggcgggcggggagggggcgcggggctcGGCCGGGGCAGGAGGAacgagggggaggaggaggaggaggaggaggaggaggaagcatgggggggggctgtgccccGAGGGCCAGGTGCTGCGCTGTGTGGTTGTGTAGTGATTGGTTTAAAGGTGTTTTACAGCCGTGTGCCCGTGTATCATATTTTGGTAACAAAGCagattattttactttaagaaCACAAAGATCTATAAATAAACTTGTTTTGGAGCAACCAGCCGTTCTGTGCCAGGGCTCTGTAACTCGCCGAAGCGCTGTGTGAGGGCAGCCTGCTGCCAAGGGAGGAGCCgggcggggctgcggggctgcgggcagggccgggcggTCAGGAAGCGGCGGGGaccgggcggcggggccggggccgggcggggaccggggctgaggggaggccgcggccgggccgggccgtgctgggggccggggccggggcccgcCCACGGCGCATGCGCAGCGTCCCTCGGCGCTTCCGGCCCGCGCGGCGCTTCCGGGTCGGCGTCGCcaggggagcggcggcggccgcggggtCCCGGCGGTGGCGGGCGAGGAGAGGCgaggccgggggcggcggggcgggaaCCGGGGCGCTGGGGGGCCGGGGAGCCGCGGGCCGGGGCCCGgggaggcgggcggcggggccgggccgcggggcCGATCGGTGTCCGCGGGCCCGCGGCTGCctgggagcggggcgggggcggcggggccgggccggggcctcccgcacggccccggggctgcgcgGTGAGACCGCCCCGGGGggaccctgaccctgacccccccccggcCGTACCCTGCAGGCGCTGCCGGGCCGCGGGGCTCCCATGGGCCGGGAGGCTCCGTGACGCCGCGAGGACGGGGCTGGGAGCTGAAGCCCGGCACCGGGAGGCGCAGCGCGGAGCTCGGAGCGTTACCGGCGGCTGTGGGCAGCGCCCGGCCGCTGCGGCACCCGCGGGGAGCGAGGAGCGATGTTCGCCAAGCTGAAGAAGAAGATCGCGGAGGAGGCGGCCGTGGCCCCCAGGGCGGGGGGGGCCGCCCGGATCCCCCGGTCCATCAGCAAGGAGTCCATAACGTCCGTGGGGGCGGACTCGGGAGATGACTTCGTGAGTTCAGCGCCTGCCGCGGTTTGGTTCCTCCCGCAGCCTTGAGGCTGTGGCTTTGGTGGCCGCGGGTTCTGAGTGTGCCCCGCGAGGTGTCTGCGTGTCGGGTGTCTGTAGGTGTGCGCCTCGATACGGGGATGAGTCATTAGTTGGAGGCAGCTTAGGTACTAATGAGGAAATGTTGGTGTGTTTACTACAGCACCTCCTAGTTTACTCACGTATACAGGAGTTACAGAGCTGTCTCAGTAcagagctctgcaaagcagTTATAAAACTGAGCAGATGCTAAATGGGCAAACACGTAAGGTGCCTGTTTGTGAAGCTGATTACTTGAAGCGAGCTGGATACAGGTTAGCTGTGATCTCGCCGTGCACCTGCATTTGCCTCCTGACTAGCCAGCACGCTGTGTAACTGCTGAGAGCACACGCTCGGTATTGTTGCACGCAGAGCACTGTAGTACCTCCCATGTTCTGCTCAAGCTGTCTTTTGTTATAAATCATTGCTTAAGCAGTCTGCATAATTCCAGGTGTGAAAGGATTAAACGAGTGCTGCAATGCTCTGGCACCTTGGTGGAGCACTGTTTATCATCCTAGAGTCTGTATGTGACAGGATCGTTTTGTCTGTATTTGTAAGTTACACGAGTGTTCTTCTTCTGTCAAGGCTTCTGATGGAAGCAGCTCTAGAGAGGATCTTTCATCCCAGTTGTTCagaagaaatgaacaaataagaaagctgGAGATCAAGCTGTCTGGTATGTGTCTTGATGCGTATAAAATCCTATTAGAAACTATTTCCTTTCAACTTAagtgtttaaatttatttagaaTGTACGTTTGGTTTGACCCGCATGGAGTGGGTCAGAGACTAGGCTGAGCTGTTACAGCTCCTTCCCAAAGGTCAGAGGCAGCCTTGGGAAATAAGGAGAGGTTGTAGCCCGATGAAGATGGGCTTTTTATAGCCAGATGTGGGGATAGTTTGCCATTCTCTGGTACTGCCCTTTTTTGTGTAAGTAGCGTGCTGAGGACAGGTCCCTCCTGTTTGTACCGGTCATTTTCCCTATGGACAGTATAGAATTAGTTGCTTGTGTTCATTGTTACAGTCACCCAGGTTTTCCTCAGCAGGAATGATTTTCTGGTTGAGAAAATCATTGTCATTTTCCActcatccttttttctttttttttttcccctttttcttttttttttctatttgatttctttccctAATGTCTGTCCATTCCTGGTCTGTGCTTCTCCCTCCTCACACAAGATTATGCTGATCAGATCCGAAACTTGCAGAAGATAAAAGAGAAGCTTGAGAATGCATTAGAAAAGCATCAGGATTGTAcgtatttttctctctctcttttaagtTGAAAACTGCCATGATTTAAATacagctgaaaagaaacaattttgattgttttaaacatttcaaactGTGTGCCTGTGGGTTGGCTGACGAATTAAATTGTTAATACGCTCTTTTTGGCAAATTTGGGGCTAATATGCAGGAGAGACTGTTTTGAAGCCTACAGCTTTGTTATAACCCTGTGAGAAACGATACTTGTATCTTTGTTATTTCTGGAACTTGATTGATGTGCAAGCAGTATGATGTAAATGACGTAGAAATTTCAGAATCCACTGATGGGTTTTTAACACAGCTGGTGATTCTCTGTTGATAGCCTCCATGAGGAAGTTTCAAGAGCAGAATGAAGCTCACCAGGCCAACCGAGCCAAGATGGCTGAGGGAATGGCTTTGGCCTTAGAAAAAAAGGACCAGGTAACAGAGTTTGAACAGCTCGGGTTTTGACTGTCTGTGCATGACATTGATGTTTCAGACAGGTGTCACCATTAATTAAAGTAGTTGTTCTGCATTGTGTTCGATTAGTGTGccaaagtttaaaaacaaacaaaaaaaggtgtAGTGCTTGTCGTTTTTCTGAGTcttcttaatgtttttaataagaGCCCACAAAACTTTCTAATGTTAAGTTCACACTTGTAAGATTCCACTGCAGTAGACCTGTTgtcatttttgctttatttagaaTAATACCTTTATATGCAGGTAACATAGATTATTCCACAGCttttatatattgaaatattacctgtttttttggggtgattactgtgtttttttaatcatttccaCAACTTACCAGTATCAGTAACTTTGTAtcagtacaattttttttttaaactataattGTTCTCCTTTAAAGTCTGCAGCtgggttttgatttttcttctttctttcttgttcagGAGTGGATGGAAAAATTGGGTCAAGTTGAAAAGGTaattaagcttttcttttgttttgtatttttaaacagcacCCACAGGCTTTCTACAGCTCAGCTCTGTTCAgctctttttaatatttgatcATTGTTCAGTGGGTGGGGCCATAGATTTACCAGCTCCGGTGCTTTATGAAATGTTTCTGGAATTAATTTTCAATGcggaaaaaaagaaggatggGTTGCAAGAAGAATGATCTTACTGAGGAGGCAGCTGGGATGCAAAAGGAGGTAGTGATTTAGTCTGAGGTCTTGTAGTGGGTCATCTGtttcataaaagaaagaaacctaTTTTTTTAGTGTGGGATTACAGTTTTGCTGTAGTTCTCACCATTTAACTTAGTCTATTTTAAAGTACCTCTGATTATGAAGACATTAAACAGGTTACTATTTGCTGTGAGTTGCATTTTCATTGACCGCATTGTAACaaagacaattttttaaaaaagatttttgcagTTCAGTAATTTGCTCCACGTTGCATAGTGCAACACGAATTTGAAGAGGTTCTAGTTCTATATGTAGCACTGTCAGAACACCTTAGGGATGCaagaaaagatttctttccCAGAGAATTTAACTAAACTCATATTGACTTCAAATTAGCGTTCAGATATTCTCagattccttttatttttgttggtttatcaggaaaaaaaaatgcttgaaaagcaGTTACGAGAAATGAGGGAGCAGAGTTTGAACCTTTTTCAAAAGAGAGATGAAATTGATGAGCTGGAAGGCTTTCAACAGCAGGAAATGGCCAAAGTTAAACACATGGTAAGATTGTTTTAAACATAACTTTTTGCTAAAATTTCTGTTAGAACACCTACTCAGTGGTAGCACTGCGTTGTTTTCAGCCTTAATGCTGATACACAGTCTTGTTCAGTGTCCAGATCCTATCAGGAGGTATGTGTGTACAGTACTGTGTAGAGTATTACAACAGTGACTTTTCTGGGAGTTATTTAATTCAGCTCATAACTTAATAAGGGAAACAGGTTTAAATGAGAAGACTCTATCAGCACTACCAGTTCATGTATATTGTTAAAGTTAACATTCTGCTATCCAGcttttgaaaaaggaagaatctctgagcaaagcagagcaggaacTAGAGGCACGCACTCAAGAGCTAGCCCACACTAAGGAAGTGCTTCAGGATGCAAGCAATGAGTCATCAGGCCTACGAAAAGATCTTCAGGAGTTGCAGCAGCAGTTCTTGGAGCTAGAGGCACAGAGGTATGGATGTCGTATTTCGTGAGGGGTGTATTAATTTCCCCTATACTAATACTTTGTGCCCAAGTCTGTCTTTTTTGGAAGAGTTTATATATGCAATCAACAGACTGAATAATTGCTTCTGGTGTGTCAGTGTGGATGCAAATGCCAAGTTTATATACCTTTATTTTCAAGCCAATTGAAGCAGTACTTGTTTAGGACTTTGTAAGAATGTtacagtttttgtgtgtgtagtTTGAATACTTAATCATTACCTTTTTGGAAAGTGTATAATCAAGACAGTGGCTGGTTTGAAGGCAAGAAAATGTTGTTCATGTTGCTTAGTCCATTTTCATAAGAAGCAGAATTATCTTCCAAAGGTTATTTTTCTAGAATGCTATGtcacttttttccctctttctgtgAAGAGATGAACTAAGGACAGCTGagacaaatgcagaaaataagatCACTGCTCTGGAGTTACGAGAACAGGAACTACAAACTGTCATTCAGAAGCTTTCTGTAGACTTGCAAAATGTAAGTTTCAGATAAGTGAGGTTTGATTCAAAGCTCCCTGTTTACAGAAGTTATATTTGAtatcagttttgtgtttttggaaATCTAAGATTTAAATCAAGTCATTTCTCAAAATTTTTAGGCTCAAGTTGCTGGTTCCGGTTGTGAGAAGAGACTGGAAATGTTACAAGTGGAGCATGAATCTCTGAAGGTGGAATATGAACAACATAAGCTAAAGGTTAAGTGTTTTCAGACGCACCTTCTGTTGCCTGGTGTGAAGGTGTATGCTTTGGTAACGCACTGTTAGTCTGAAATGTGGTGTTCATGAAGGGTTTGAACATTATATTGTTTTTTCAAATAGAACTTTTCCTAGAGGCATTTGTTCATGTCAAACTACAGTGGATTGGATGAAAGCTTggctacaaaaaataaaaatgatttcttgtTCCCACAGATGACTTTTGAATTTGCTGAGAGAAATAAACTTACCGaacagctgcaggaaaaagtgtcctctttggaaaagaagctagaaagaaatctttcagGGGATGAACATATGCAGGAACTACTAAAGGAGgtaattttacatttatagGCTGCTTAAAAGTGCAATCTCAAGGAGATTTTTTTAGAACATACATTGTTTACTACATATGGAAAGAATACATGATGATGTAATGCAGGCTGTTTATGTACTTTTTGCACAGATGTCTGCATTGGTCTTTCTGAATTGTCCGTTTAAGCAACGTATCTATCTGCttagaagggaaagaagagctTTTTAACATGCCCACAAAAGGTGGAGCAACTGGAAAGTTTCACTGTTTAATCCTTACAGAGAACAGTGCGCCCTTCTTATTGTTCATTATCATGAATTGAAGCATGAAGATGGGAGCGAGAAACTTTGTTTTTGCATGTGGGTCCATTTTAGTAttgttttattaatgaaatgcaaagacAAATCTTAATTAAAATCCTATCtctttgtctgtctgtcctccTGTTCTTCAACCCAATATAATCTTCAGAAAGCTGCTCTTGAGCTGAAACTGGATGAAACCAGGCAGCAGATACTAACAGACAGAATGCATCACGCTGATACTGTGAACCAGTTGGAAACAcaggtaaatgtttttttcctacaaatgCCCACTATTTCCATCCTCTTGATACACAATacctcttcctcttgctgtaCTTTTGCTCTTGACCAAAAGTGAAGCTGTATGTCCCATTTagtctgaaagaaaagtttaattGATCCGTGGCTCTGGTCATCCCCCCACCTACAGTGATGGAGAGGTGCCTAGTGGTTCTGAAGTTAAGAGTTTTCAAGCATATCTTTCCTACCCAAAGAAACAAGTAGCTGGAGTGCAAGCATTGCTGAGGAAGGGCTGGGATGGTGAcgagtttttaaagaaagcagcGTGTGTCAAGTAGACTTTCTCTCTGAACTATGTGGTTTCATTGTTTTGATGTTTATTGGGTCATCCCACATTCTGtatgttactgtttttttctagtGATGTAGATGCCAATGGATAAGGAAGTTAAtgtattgttatattttagaaTAGAGAACTGGAACAAAAACTGCAGACCACAACAGAAACgttgaaaaagataaaagaatcaGCTGGTGAGCAAGATCTGAAGATCCAGAAGTTGGTGAGTACGCTGCATATTTTCATGACCAGTTGCAAATCATTTTTCGGCATCTCCACTGGTACTATTTTCTCTGTGTTCGATTTGTTGCTCTggtgttttcttgctgtttgtcTCCTAAACTAATAATGTCTGTATGAGAGTGCATGGCACTGCTGCCAAAGAAATAGTATTAATTCAGTTTGAGTATGTCACATGAAATGATGTCCAATTCTTATCAGAGAACAGTACAATtaataaaataccattttattaCTCAGtggtctttatttttcttaaggaaactgatcttgaaaatgaaagaaataaactgcagcagcagttaTCAAGTGAGAAACATCAATATGAACAAAAAGTTACTGGACTGGAGTCTCAAATTGCTGCTCTTCAAACAGCTTGGGAATTTGATAAAACATCTACTCAGCACAAGATAGTAAGTACAGGGGGCACCTGTTCAGGGGGCACCTGAGTCTTcacaattattttaacaaagctAGTAGATACATTGTCTGAATGTGCTTACTCAGAGCTCCTAAGCACTCCAATAGATGTTCTAATACTTTGAGATATTAAATATGAACAGAGAACTCACTGGATCTGTTTAAACAAAGCATTGGAATACTTGTGCTTAGTACTTAAGCAGTCTTTATTTTACAGAGCCAgttggagaaggaaaatgaacatcttaatgaaagcagagaaaagtaTGAGAGTTCATTAAAAAATCAAGAATCTGAACTAAACAGGCTAAAGGTAAGGGCTTAATTGGTTAGTGATACCGGTTAAATGTTGTGCTTAGTTTGAGAAACAGTTCCTGGCAAGGTGTGTTACCTTCCTAACACTTGGAATCAGATTGCATTTAGGTTCTGTGTACTTAAAGCTGCAAATCATCTCCGTTCCTCAGTAGAAACGCATCCGAGGAGTGTTACAAATGGGTGATCCTTTCCTGAAACAGAATGCTTGTATCTGCCCAAATCAGGCATAAATAATACATTCCCATATTGTCAGGCATGAAGAGCTTTTAAATCCTGTTGGCAGCACTGAACGCAGAATAGTTCCACATCAATTCCACTCGTAGCATTCAAAAAAAGCAGTCATAAGCATAAGTGGAACTTGGTTAGGTATTTACAGCTTATACTTAATCTTCTGACTGTAATTTTAGATTGTTGAAAATTTTATCTTTAGCTACTGTTAGATGCCTAATTAAGTGTAAAGATAGTTGTAGGAAGGAGCCACCACTTTGTAACAGATACTTCAAGCTAATAAGAGATCTTTTAAGATATGTTTGGGGTCTTTCATCAGTTCTGTACTGCTCCTACGCGTGCAGGTGTCAGTAGTACAGTCAAACAAAACAATGGTGCACAActggaaataaatgtaaatcatAG
This region of Anas acuta chromosome 20, bAnaAcu1.1, whole genome shotgun sequence genomic DNA includes:
- the GOLGA1 gene encoding golgin subfamily A member 1 isoform X2, with amino-acid sequence MFAKLKKKIAEEAAVAPRAGGAARIPRSISKESITSVGADSGDDFASDGSSSREDLSSQLFRRNEQIRKLEIKLSDYADQIRNLQKIKEKLENALEKHQDSSMRKFQEQNEAHQANRAKMAEGMALALEKKDQEWMEKLGQVEKEKKMLEKQLREMREQSLNLFQKRDEIDELEGFQQQEMAKVKHMLLKKEESLSKAEQELEARTQELAHTKEVLQDASNESSGLRKDLQELQQQFLELEAQRDELRTAETNAENKITALELREQELQTVIQKLSVDLQNAQVAGSGCEKRLEMLQVEHESLKVEYEQHKLKMTFEFAERNKLTEQLQEKVSSLEKKLERNLSGDEHMQELLKEKAALELKLDETRQQILTDRMHHADTVNQLETQNRELEQKLQTTTETLKKIKESAGEQDLKIQKLETDLENERNKLQQQLSSEKHQYEQKVTGLESQIAALQTAWEFDKTSTQHKISQLEKENEHLNESREKYESSLKNQESELNRLKKELSSRETVSTEIAKALEETRKQREEFQQQVSHLASLIEEKDRLIGEKSDVLLKQKEELNQLRQDHEAVLLQMHQLQSDIEACNSQAMEKEETARKEIDELKLQVSDLEESAGPLNNEHLHPPENRVMEQNGEVAAADVIQLQKDNRELEQQIVEKNKMIKQLQQRMTELKKTLQKELKIRPDSEVPEVREKTNSEVPNTSVTVTNNSDLNDSREINFEYLKHVVLKFMSCRESEAFHLIKAVSVLLNFSQEEENMLKETLEYKMSWFGSKPSPKGSIRPSISSPRTLWS
- the GOLGA1 gene encoding golgin subfamily A member 1 isoform X1, which translates into the protein MFAKLKKKIAEEAAVAPRAGGAARIPRSISKESITSVGADSGDDFASDGSSSREDLSSQLFRRNEQIRKLEIKLSDYADQIRNLQKIKEKLENALEKHQDSSMRKFQEQNEAHQANRAKMAEGMALALEKKDQEWMEKLGQVEKEKKMLEKQLREMREQSLNLFQKRDEIDELEGFQQQEMAKVKHMLLKKEESLSKAEQELEARTQELAHTKEVLQDASNESSGLRKDLQELQQQFLELEAQRDELRTAETNAENKITALELREQELQTVIQKLSVDLQNAQVAGSGCEKRLEMLQVEHESLKVEYEQHKLKMTFEFAERNKLTEQLQEKVSSLEKKLERNLSGDEHMQELLKEKAALELKLDETRQQILTDRMHHADTVNQLETQNRELEQKLQTTTETLKKIKESAGEQDLKIQKLETDLENERNKLQQQLSSEKHQYEQKVTGLESQIAALQTAWEFDKTSTQHKISQLEKENEHLNESREKYESSLKNQESELNRLKKELSSRETVSTEIAKALEETRKQREEFQQQVSHLASLIEEKDRLIGEKSDVLLKQKEELNQLRQDHEAVLLQMHQLQSDIEACNSQAMEKEETARKEIDELKLQVQECMLAREHEKNVSDLEESAGPLNNEHLHPPENRVMEQNGEVAAADVIQLQKDNRELEQQIVEKNKMIKQLQQRMTELKKTLQKELKIRPDSEVPEVREKTNSEVPNTSVTVTNNSDLNDSREINFEYLKHVVLKFMSCRESEAFHLIKAVSVLLNFSQEEENMLKETLEYKMSWFGSKPSPKGSIRPSISSPRTLWS